From the Candidatus Neomarinimicrobiota bacterium genome, one window contains:
- a CDS encoding SHOCT domain-containing protein, whose protein sequence is MWHESFWGGGMWIFPLLMMIIMLFVVSRIFGRGGGFKPPWSQDSDRHHIESTGSGSALDILKKRYAKGEITKEEFEEMKGELLS, encoded by the coding sequence ATGTGGCATGAAAGTTTTTGGGGTGGTGGGATGTGGATATTTCCTCTGCTGATGATGATCATAATGTTGTTTGTAGTTTCCCGTATTTTCGGTCGTGGAGGCGGTTTCAAACCTCCCTGGAGTCAGGATTCTGACAGGCATCATATCGAAAGCACAGGCTCAGGATCAGCTTTGGATATACTGAAGAAACGATATGCTAAAGGTGAGATTACAAAAGAAGAATTTGAGGAAATGAAAGGAGAGCTTTTGAGCTGA